The nucleotide window GTATCCCGGCAATAAACTTAAAGGATGTAAAAAAACCCTGCCTCTCCGTGACATGGTAGTTGCTTTCAATGGCGATGTTTTATTATGCTGCGAGGATATGGGAAGGGAAATAGTCATGGGAAACTTAAAAGAAAACTCTATTCATGAAGTCTGGAATTCTGCTAAGGCAATGGACATACTTGAAAAAGTCTTTTTAGGCAAACCAAGTGATGATAATTTTATATGCAAAGAATGTGAATTCGGAAAGTCGACAACTTTTAAAAAAATTATCAGGTCTATCGACAACGAATGGCATAAACTCTTGAAATGCTCTATTTAAGTTATGCAAGAATCAAAACAAGCGACATCCTCTCCACCCTTAAGAGATGTAAAAAAAATCCTTCTACGACCATAAATGCGGCCGTTGGATTGTCAGCGGCTATATAATCGTGAATATCCTTTAGCCACCGCTCTGCTTCGTTAGTCCAGATTATTTTTGCCATGTCCGGATCCGGTGCCTCATATCCTCATTAGAAATTACTCGGTCACTGCGCGAATCGTCCAAGCCGCGTTCAACCATGTGCTCGAAGGCGAGTTCACGAATAATCTCTTCATATGAAGCATCGTCCGGTTGTTCTTGAATTACTTCCGACATTCGTGTTTTTACTGACAACATTTATTGATCCTCCTATATTTAGGAGATTAGCAAAAGACCGAAGTAAAATCAATCACTTTAAAGGGTTTAAAGGGTTACTGCACCTCCCCCTTTACTTCTACTTTTCTGGTTATGCGCGACTGACATAAAGCCCCACTGCAAGGATAGCGCCCAATAGCGCCACTACTCCATTAATAATTAAGCCGCCTTTCGTTGCATAGCCTTGGGGAAGTTCAGATGGATTTAGAGTTTTCAAAACTGTCATGTATTGGCGAGAAGAGTAAAAGGCTGCGAATACACCAAGGGCAATAAACGCTATGCCCAGCCAAAATGTTATGACCGCGCTGCTCGTGTTTACGGACGTGGGCAAAAGTTCAGTAAGCAGAATGCCAGAGCGTTCAACCAGGAACCCAAAGGCAATCAACGCCAGGCTGGTTCTGCTCCAGGCAAGCAAAGTGCGTTCTGCTGCAAAAAGAACTCTCGGATCTTTAAGGTCTGACACATTTTCTCCTAAGCGCATAACGAATTTGGGTGCAGGCGCGCGTCGGCTGCACCCATTTGTTAGCAACTCAATTGGCTTTCGATACACGCCCGATTGATATAGATACTTTTTTAAACTCCGGTGAATGACGATGTGTGATTTCAAATTTCTTCGCTGCGCCAGGATTCAACCGCTCACCCGAGTTTGTATAGTCGGTATCGACAACTGAACCTTTCGAGTTCATATATTCCGCGCGCACCTCAAAGTAACCAACAGGAACTTCACCGATATTTTTTACACTCCCTCGAATGTGGTTCCAATCTCCTTCGCTGGTCCACTCCCATCCTTTCACAATATCTAGTTTTATTTCAGGCGTTACCGTTGTGATGTTATTCGTGGAAGATTTATGACCCAAACTTCCAAGTATGCTAATGATGACGAGAAAGACAAAGATTACGCCGATAGCTCCAAGGCAGCCGATACCTTTCTTTTTTACCGGCGCTCCGCAATTGGGGCATTTTTCAGCTTCCGTTGAAACTTCTTTACCGCATTCCTTGCAAACCTTTAGAGCCATACACGCACTCCCCTTTTAATTGAGTCTTTGCCAGCTAACGACTGGGGTAAGACGCGCGCTTTAGCGCGTCGAACTCGACCCATTTGTTAGCCGTATTCTTATCTAATATTACTAGCCCACTGAAATAAATAATCATTATACTCACCAACTGCAATAATTTTTTCAAATGGTTCTAGGGTGCCCATCATGAAATCAAATTGGATATCAGAAATTAACGATTTTATAACTTGTTCATCAATTATGTTTGCCATATGTAAATGATATATTTTTAAATAATATCCTTTTATTATTCTTCTTGCGTTATTAAGGTTATTAAATTCTTGATTATTTATCTCTTTAAGTTTTCTAAATTCATCAGTAAAATTACCTTCTTTAGATTTTTTATATTCACTCAATAATCGCAAGGCATCATGCATGGGCTGAGAACTGAATTCAGTCCTAAGTTGGACTAATATCTGTGCTTCTACCCCCTTATAAGATGCTTTCACAGCACACCAAGCAGCTATTGCGGCTGCCATCGCTGCAATAGCACTTATAGCACTGAAAATATTTGCGACAATTGTACTGTTCATTTTATATAAGGCTAACATTATATTTTATGCCGCATGCGTCTATTGGTTGTGATTTTAGCTAATACCACGTGTTCCGTCAAGAGGAACCTCTATTCTATAAGTGGGCAACTTATTGAATACAAAGCAATTATTTTTACTTGATTATTATGCCGCATGCTATGTAATATTTGAAGTAATTATGTTAGATTCATTCCAACAATTTTTGAGCACAATAAAGAGTGTTCCCAAGAAGAATCTCTGCTATTATTGAAAATGGATTTCTAACGGTATTTAAATTGGTTGAATTCAGAGATATAAAAAAAATCCTTATAATTAAACTTCGTCATATCGGCGATGTCCTTTTGACCACACCCGCCATAAGGGCAGTCAAAAACACCTTTCCCAATGCCAATATAACAATCGTTGTGAACTCAGGGACAGAGGCTGTGCTTGAAGGAAATCCCCTTATTAACGAGATATTTGCACTGGACAGGTCTATGCTTAAACAGTCTCTTTTTAAAAGGGGCGGGTATGAGATATCTTTTGTAAAGAGGCTCAGGAAAGGGCATTTTGATATGGCGATAGATTTTACAGGCGGCGACAGGCCTGCATTGTATTCTTTTTTAAGCGGCGCAAGATATAGGATAGGATATAATGCAGTGGACGGCTTTGCAGGCAAGAGATTCTTATATACGCACAGATTTGAGGTTAATAGAGAAAACCATACTGTTCTTCAAAATATGGAGCTTTTAAGCAAGGCCGGCATAGAGGTTAAAAACATTGCCGTTGATTTTTATATCTCAAGAAACGAGGAGGAGTGGCTGAGCGCTGCTTTGCAGGAAAATGGTGTAAAAGAGGGCGATGTTATCGTCCATATCCACCCTACCTCCCGCTGGCTTTTTAAATGCTGGAACGATGAGGCTATGGCAGATGTCATTGACCGTATTCAGGGGCAGTATGGGGCAAAGGTCATTCTAACATGCAGCCCTGACAAAAGAGAGATGGATAAGGCAAACAGGATTATTGAACTTGCCAAAAACAAACCCATTTCCTTCATAGGGAATATAGACCTTAAAAAACTCGGCGCGATTGCAAAGAGGGCAAGGCTTTTTTTCGGCGTGGACTCCGCGCCTATGCACATTGCGGCTGCTGTTAATACGCCAGTAGTGGCGCTGTTCGGCCCATCAGGGGCGTTTCACTGGGGACCGTGGGAGAATGACTACAGGGGGCAGGGAAAACCATACTCGAAACGAAATGGAATACAAATGTTTGGAAAACATACTGTAATTCAGAAAGATTGGAACTGTATCCCATGCGGGAAGGACGGGTGTGAGGGAAGCAAAGTAAGCAGATGTTTAGAAGACATCGGGATAAACGAGGTTATGGGCATTATAGAAGAAAAACTAAAAAGCGCAGATAACATGAGGAGGCGCTGAATGAAAGAAGTGCACCTCGTCATATATAATCTCCTGAAAGATAAAAAGAGGGGTATGCTTCTTGATGCCGCATGCGGCACAGGGGGACTTGGCGGCGCCCTTGCTGAGAGAGGGTTCAAGGTATTCTCAGTGGATTTTTTGGACTGTCCTGAGAATAAAAGCCGTTTTGTAACGGCTGATATCGGCAGTTCTCTTCCCTATAAGGGAGAGGCCTTTGATTATGTAATATGCGCCGAATCGCTCCAATACATAGAAAACCGTGAGAGGCTTTTTTCTGAATTAAACAGGGTGCTGAAGCAGGGCGGAACTCTTATCATCAGCCTTCCAAACATACTCGCAATATCTTCGCGGTTTTACTTTCTGAGGAGGGGGTATTTCCCGCATTTTAAACCTGTAAGGACAATGATAGAAAACAGAAGATGGGATAATGTCTATAATCCCGTCTCTTTTGTAGAGGTCTTTCAGTTGATAAAAAGGAATGGTTTAGAGATAAAGGCTGTATTCGCCAGCCGTACAACTCTAAAAGGGTGGTGGCTCTATCCATTCATTAAGGCTCTATACCTTATAGGCTTTTTATTTGATAAAAATAAGAATAAGGCAGAGCTTATCAGGTGGTTGGCCTCTGAAGAACTCCTCCGGGGAGACCATCTTGTTATATGCAGCGTTAAAGGAAGCTGATGGCAATTACCATACTCCATACCGAATCCTCAAAAGGCTGGGGGGGGCAGGAGAATAGAACCCTCAAGGAATCTATTGGTTTAAAAAAAATGGGTGGAAGGGTGATTATCGCATGCCCGCCTGACAGTAAACTATCAAAGATCGGGGCTGAAAATAACATAGAGATAAGGACAATAAAAATGGAAAGCAGTTTTTCCCTGTTTGCCCTTGCCTCTCTTTTAAGGATTATAAAACATGAAAAAGTGGATATTATCTGCACCCATAGCGGCAAAGATAGTATGCTGGGGGCGCTTGCAGGAAGGCTTTCCACGAGAAAGCCGATTATTGTAAGGACCAGGCATCTGGCGCTGCCTATAACATCCAGGATTACATATTCTATTCTGCCGCATAAGGTTGTTACAGTCAGCGAATATGTAAAAAAATATCTTATTGAAGAAAAAGGCATACCAGCAGACATGGTAATCAGCATTCCAACTGGCGTTGCCCTGGAAGTCTTCAACCCGGATGTTGTAAAAGCTGTTTCAAGGGAAGAACTTGGCATATCATCAGATGCTGTCATTGTAGGGACAGTAGCTATTTTAAGGCGTAAAAAAGGACACCATACGCTGCTTGATGCGATACCTCTGGTTTTAAAGGAAATCCCGAACGCAATCTTTATCTTTGCAGGCGATGGGCCGCAGAAAGAGAATATTGAAAAGAAGATAAGGGAGCTTGGGATAGAAAGAAATATTAAACTTCTTGGTTTGAGGCAGGATATCCCCGGGATTTTGAAGGCGATGGATATTTTTGTGCTGCCTACCCTGCAGGAGGCGCTCGGCACATCCTTTCTTGAGGCTATGGCAATGAAAAAACCTGTTGTTGGAACAATGGTTGGGGGCGTGCCTGAGGTAGTTAAGGATGGCGTTACAGGGATTTTAGTTCCCCCTGAAGAGCCGCTTAAGCTTGCTGATGCAATAATAACCCTGCTTAAGGACAGAGAGCTGATGAAGAAGATGGGGGATGAGGGTAGAAGGGATGTGGAAGAAAAATATAGCGTTGATGTTATGGTGAAGAGTTTATTTGATTTTTATAATTCCCTTATTGGTGAGGCCGTGAGATGAGCCCTGTCCCTGTTTTCATGTATCACCATGTAAATCCTCATAAAGGAGACATGGTTACTGTAACTCCGGGCGTATTTGATGCACAGATGAAATTTCTATCAGAGACAGGATATAGGACATTAAGCGCCGGCGAATTGGTTGAGTTTGCCGGCGGGAATCTTGCAATAAATGGAAAGGCTGTTGCAGTCACATTTGACGACGGGTATCTTGACAACTATGTTTATGCCTTTCCAGTCTTAAAGAGGTACGGCATTAAAGCAACTATATTTTTGGCGACAGATTGGGTGGAGAAAGCATCAATGGTTATGAATAATGGGGCAATATCAATTCCGTCCCATAAAGAAGGTAAAGGCCTTATGTCCGGCAACAGATTCCATAAGGTTGTCATGAACTGGGATATGATTAGGGAGATGCAGGAGAGCAAACTTGTGGAATTTTATTCGCATACAATGACGCACCGAAAGTGCGCTGAATTGCCGGAAGATGAACTGAAAAGGGAGCTTAAGGATTCAAAGACGATAATAGAGGAGAGGCTCCGCAGACCCTGCCCTTATCTGTGCTGGCCCAAAGGGTCGTATAATGAATCATCCATAAGGATAGCAAAAGAGTCCGGCTACAAGGCATTATTCACAACAGAAAGGGATATTGTGAAGCATGGTTCAGACAGGTTTCACCTCGGAAGGATAGTGGTGAAAGACGACATCAAATGGTTTAAGAGAAAGCTTCTGATATATACTAATCCATTGCTAACAAGGCTCTATCTCGCAGTAAGAGGAAGAAAATGAGGCTAAACCCGGTTGACTGGCTGCTCTATATTGTTGTCAGAACAATCAAGGCATTTGACAAACGCGATACTGATTTGAAATATTTTGTCCCTGATAGAGTAAAGAATATCCTTGTTGTATCATCAACAGCCATAGGGGATACGCTCCTTTCAACGCCGGCAATAAAGGCAGTTAGAGGGCGCTATCCGGATGCAAAGATTATTGCGCATTTTAACAAAGCCAATATGGAGATGTTTGAAAACAATCCGCATATAGACGGCATAATCCCATATTACGGCGGATATAAAAAGTTTTTAAAAACTGTAATGGATTTCCGCAGACACAGGTTTGATGTTATTTTGATATTCCACGGCAATGAGCCTCAGGCAACGCCAATGGCATATCTGTCAGGCGCGGATTTCATTGTAAAGCGGCCAAACACCAGCGAATATAACTTTCTTTTATCCAACAAAGAACCCTGGGAAGACACGGGGCATGGCATTGAGCAGAGGCTTAAAGCGGCTGCGCTCATCGGCTGCAGCGTTCAAGACAAAAAGATGGCGCTGCCTGTGGAAAAACAGGATGAAGATGCTGTAGCAAAATTTATTGCAAAGGAAGGCATCAACAATAATGATATACTAATAGGGTTTCAGGCAGGCGCATCAACCGCAAGCAGGATATGGTTTGCTGACAGGTTTGTGGAGCTTGGTAAAAGGCTTATGGCGATATATCCTAAAGTGAAGATTATTATTACAGGCTCGCCGGATGAGAGGGATTATTGCGAACGGATTGCCGAAGGGATAGGGGAAGGGGTGGTTGTTTCAGCAGGCAGGCTGCCATTAAGACAGGTGCCGGCGCTTGTTAAAAGGTTTAATGTTTTGGTAACTGGCGATACAGGAATCATGCATACTGCCATTGCAGTTGGGACATCTGTTGTTGCGCTCTATGCGGTTGCGGATTGGAAAAGGACAGGGCCATATTACGATTTGGAAAGGCACAGGGTCATTCAGAAATGGAAGACATGCGATCCGTGTGTGAGCAAAAAATGCGAATATCAGAAGTGCATGGAGAATATAAGTGTGGATGAGGTATTTGATGCGGTGAAGGATATTCTTGGTGATAGATTATGAAGAGGATTGCGATTGTCCTTGATAACAAAATAAACAGATGGGCGCTCCAGAGATTTGAACCTCTGAAGGATGTTATGGATATAACAGTATTTGTCGGCGAGAAGAATGACTATGATGTAAAATCAATTGATTTAAATAAAAGGCAACTGACTCATGCAGAAGAGATTATTCTTGTCTTAAAAGACCCTTTAACAGCGTATAGGCGTATTATCAAAGCCCCTTATAAAAAGATGGATTTTTATTATTTTTCTCTGAAAAAATATCTCAAGGGGATGGACATGGTTTATTCCTGCGATATAAGCCGTTCTGCTTATACATTGGCAAGTTTAAAGGATGAACTTGGGTTTAAATTTATTCTTTCATGGTGGGAGAATATACCATTCAGGGCAGTCTTTGATGAAAAGACAGCATTTCACAAAAGGCTTGTGATGGATAAGGTTGACCTTTTCCTTCCTTTTACTAAAATGGCAAAAGAGGTTTTGAAATTAGAGGGTGTGCCTGAAGAAAAGATTGAGGTAATATATCCGGGTGTTGATATGGAAAGATTTAAGCCGGGCAAAAAACCAGAACATTTGCTCGCCAAGAATAACATACCTGTAAATTCATTTGTTATTTTATATGTTGGAAAGCTTGTTTCATGGAAGGGGGTTCATAATCTTGTTTATGCTGCGCGGATTTTAAAACAGAGAGGGGTTAGGGATTTTGTTGTAGCTGTTGCAGGAAAAGGCGCTCAAAAGGAAAATATGGAGAAGCTGATAAAAGAATCTGGCACAGAAGACAATTTCAGATTTCTGGATTTTATCTCATATGACGAGATGCCTGAAGTGTATAGAATGGCGGATGTTTTTGCCCTTCCCAGTTATCCCACAATGACATGGCAGGAGCAGTTCGGGATGGTGCTTATAGAGACAATGGCATCAGGGAAACCTATAATATCTACAATGAGCGGCGGAATACCAGAGGTTATAGGAGATGCAGGCATACTTATCCCCTCAGGCGATTATTTTCAGTTAGCAGAAAATATCCACAAATTGATTAAAGATGATAATCTGCGGGGTGCATTGGGCAGAAAGGCGATGGAAAGGGCAGGGGGGTTGTATGATGCACGCAAAAATGGAATGCAGTTTGAAAGTATTTTAGAAAATAGGTTATGAAGATACTTGTTATAGGAACACCAAAGCGGGACTTCCATATAGGATTTGATAATTTAGTGCTCGGGTTAAAAAAAGCAAGGATTGATTTTGACCATTATCCTAATATACTTAAAGAGAGTTATGGTCATACAGGCACATATCAATTAAGATTTGATACTGCTAATATATCATATCCTGATTATTCTACTATTGTTGAAAATCTGAAAAGAGGGCATTATGATTTAATAATTACAACATCAAGCCGTGTTGATTATAAAGGAGGAAAACACGGATTTTTGTCACAGATTGGCAGGAGATTAAAATATTCACTTGAGTCAAACAAATATAAGATGGGTGGAACACTTGTTCTGGACTGGATGAGAAATGGGATTGACCTCCCGCCTTTTATAGTTATTGATGATAATGACGACCCTTTCATCTGGCCTGCGGATTTTGACCTTCTCTTGAATTGTAAAGTCTATTTTAAAACTGAAGTGCCATTTAACAGGTTTTTATGTTTCAGACTTTTTGAATCAAGACTTAATAAGCAGCAGCAGATTGACCTTGCTGAAAAAATCAGACCATACTGGATTTCATATGACAGGGAATCAATCGCTGCCTTCACAGATATAGCTGGGTTTAAGCCGTTTTCTGAAAGGGATATAGATGTTTCATATCTCTGCAATATTCATATGAACTTTCAGCGGATAAAGATTTTGCCAACGCTGGATAAGATTGGAGAAAGGTATAAAGTAATAACAACCAAAAATGGAAAATTCAGCAAAGAGGAATTTTATAAATTATCAAAGAGGTCTAAAATAAGCGTAAGCCTTGCTGGTAGACGCTGGGACTGCCCCAAGCATTATGAACTTCTGCTTTGCGGGACACTGCTTTTTATATCCCGCCCTTCAATAGAGATGGCAATTGATTTAAAAGATGGTGAGAATTGTGTTTTTCTGGAAAATGATTTTAAAGATGTTGAGAAACAAGTAGAATATTATCTTAATAATCCTGCCTTAAGTTCTTCTATTGCAGAAAAAGGCTATAATCTTGCAAAGGATTCTCTGGGGAACGACAAACTGGCAGAATATATCCTGAAAATAGTAAAAGAGGTGATTGTAAACTAATGTCATGTAAAAGGATTGTTATCCTTGATACGGGAAAAGAATGGGGAGGGGGCACAAACAGCCTCATCGAGCTTCTTAAGCGGATGGACAAGAGCCGATATGAATTTTCAGCCGTCTTTTATAACAATTACAAAATGGGTAAAGATTCTGATATTAAAACAGAGATGGAAAAACTTGGGTGTAAATTTATTCTCATTGAGCAGACATCCCAAAAGGTTTATTTAAAGATATTAAAGGAGGTAACGAGGATTGCCCTCTTTTTCAGTGAAGGGCTAAAAAAAAGGGCAATTTTTTATCTTGATTATCTTTTTAGAATACTTCCCGATTCAGACAAAATTGCGGCATTAATCAGGGACGGAGGGTGCGACCTTCTTTATATGAATAACCAGCCTTCGTCAAATCTTGAAGGTATTTTGGCTGCCAAAGCCCTTAATCTGAAGTGCATCCAGCATTCAAGGATAGACGTTAGTTTAAATTCATTTGAGGCAGATGCTGTAAATAACGGGGTTTCAAAGGTTATATGTGTGTCAAAAGGGGTAATGGATAGTCTTGTGAGAAGTGGTGTCAGCCCTCAAAAATGTGTTGTTGTTTATAATGGCATTGACTCTGCTATGAAGCCCATAGCTTCTGTTTTAGAAATCAGAAGGATGTATGGTATAAATGATGATGAGATTTTGATAGGCACTGCAGGCTCTCTTATAAAAAGAAAGCGAATAAACGATTTAATTGAGTCGTTGGTTGAACTACGGGAGAAAAGCGATAAGCCTTTTAAGTGTATGGTTGTTGGCGATGGGCCTGAGCAGGAAAACCTGCAGAAAGAGGTTTTACAAAGGGGGCTAAAAGAAAAAGTGATATTTACCGGTTTCCAAAGCGATGCTATTTCCCATATAAATGCTATGGACATATTTGCGCTTCCATCCGAGAAGGAAGGCTTGCCGAGGGTTATTCTGGAGGCCATGCTTATGGCGAAGCCTGTTGTCGCATGCAATGTAACCGGTTCATCGGAACTCGTTATTGACGGCGAAACCGGTTTTTTGGTTTCGGTAAAGGGTGCTGATATGCTTGCAAATGCCTTATTGAAACTTGAGGCCTCGGATGATTTGAGAAGACGAATGGGTGAAAAGGGTAGAATGAGGGTGATCGAAAGATTTACAATTGGTAAATATGTAAATGGTGTCAGTAACATCTTTGAAGAGGTTTTAGCCTGAGTGATATACATAGCGCTAACCTACTTGTTTTCGCCGATATTATACCTTTTACTATTTTTCAGAAAAAAAGATATAAGGCGCATTTTGGTAATCCAGACAGCCAAGATTGGCGACCTTATCTGCTCCACGCCTGTTTTCAGGGCGATTAAGAAAAAATATCCTGACGCCCGCCTGTCGGTGATGGTAAATCCGGTTACAAGAGAACTTCTTGAGCATAATCCATATATAAATGAAATCATTCCTTTGCAAAAGGACTTCTACAAAGGATTTACAGGCAAGGTACGATTGGCAGTATTATTCCGCAAGGGAAGATACGATGTTTCAATATCTCTTAACCCGAATGTCCCGTTTACACTTGCCATGTTCTGGGGGCTTATCCCTGTGAGGATTTCTATTATGCCTGATTTCGCAGGCATTACATATAAGATGGCATCCGTATTTTCTACATATCTTGAAAGGCATATAAGAGGCAGGCTTGTTGCAGATACATATATGAGGATGTTAAAGGGAATAGGTATGGAAGGCAATGATATATCTAAAGATATTTTTAAATCACCTGATGCCGATAATAAGATTGAAAGGTTTTTAAATCGAGAAAATTCAAAATTCAAGATAGGCATTGCCGTAACAAGCGGGAATAGATTAAAGGAGTGGGGCGTTGAAAAAATAGCCTCTCTCGTTGACAGGTTGATAACAGAATTGAACGTATGTATCGTGCTTATAGGTTCTGAGACAGACAAAGATGTTTCTGATAGAATATTAAAGACAACAGAGCAGAGAGATATGATAATAGATGCGGTTGGCAAATTTACTATCGGTGAACTGCCGGCGCTTATTCAGAGGTTGTCGCTTTTTATAGGTGTTGATACAGGCATTATATATATGGCGGACGCCTTAAATGTACCCATTGTTGATATTGCCGGGCCTGCCGATATGCAGGATCAGCGTCCTACAGGCAAGAAGGTTGTAATAATTCAAAAAAAACTTTCGTGTGTTCCATGTTCTCACGCATTTAAAGCCCCGTATAGCTGCCAATACTGGCATAGGGAATGTATAACAAGTATTACGGTAGAGGAGGTCTTTGAAGGTGTTTCAAGGCTTATGGCTTAAATACGAGGAGAGAATTTATAGCTTAATACCGCCGCTTCTCTTAATATACATTTTTTTTCAGCCTTTTAATCATTTTGCGGGCATAAGAAATACTGCGTTCTACGCTATGCTCCTGCTTTTTTTGATAAAGATAATAAGAAGAGGCATTAAGCCTGCCTCCGAAGGTTTTAATTGGAGGATTAACTGGAA belongs to Deltaproteobacteria bacterium and includes:
- a CDS encoding glycosyltransferase family 9 protein — translated: MIYIALTYLFSPILYLLLFFRKKDIRRILVIQTAKIGDLICSTPVFRAIKKKYPDARLSVMVNPVTRELLEHNPYINEIIPLQKDFYKGFTGKVRLAVLFRKGRYDVSISLNPNVPFTLAMFWGLIPVRISIMPDFAGITYKMASVFSTYLERHIRGRLVADTYMRMLKGIGMEGNDISKDIFKSPDADNKIERFLNRENSKFKIGIAVTSGNRLKEWGVEKIASLVDRLITELNVCIVLIGSETDKDVSDRILKTTEQRDMIIDAVGKFTIGELPALIQRLSLFIGVDTGIIYMADALNVPIVDIAGPADMQDQRPTGKKVVIIQKKLSCVPCSHAFKAPYSCQYWHRECITSITVEEVFEGVSRLMA